One stretch of Planococcus sp. PAMC 21323 DNA includes these proteins:
- a CDS encoding universal stress protein: MYEKILVAADGSDHSKRAAHEAVRMAKANPQAFITLLYVIDYEKARTEILHGQSSDEVHLERRKHLVPLEEIFRSAGINFETKTLHGIPGPTIVKHANEVGYDVVLIGSRGLNSLQEMVLGSVSHKVAKRVQSPVIIVK, from the coding sequence ATGTATGAGAAAATTTTAGTTGCAGCAGATGGCTCAGACCATTCAAAACGAGCTGCTCATGAAGCAGTAAGAATGGCCAAAGCCAATCCACAAGCATTTATCACTTTGCTTTATGTGATTGATTATGAAAAAGCTCGTACTGAGATTCTTCATGGCCAAAGTAGCGACGAAGTTCACTTGGAACGTCGCAAGCATTTAGTACCGCTCGAAGAAATTTTTCGTTCTGCTGGTATTAATTTTGAAACAAAAACACTTCACGGCATTCCAGGACCAACTATCGTTAAACACGCCAATGAAGTTGGCTACGACGTTGTACTAATCGGCAGCCGCGGATTAAACTCACTGCAAGAAATGGTGCTCGGCAGCGTTAGCCATAAAGTAGCTAAACGCGTTCAGTCACCTGTCATTATCGTTAAATAA
- a CDS encoding SulP family inorganic anion transporter has product MNTLSYKEQWFGNIRGDVLAGIVVALALIPEAIAFSIIAGVDPMVGLYASFSISVIIAFVGGRPGMISAATGAMALAMVLLVRDHGLDYLLAATVLTGVLQLIFGLLKVARFMKFIPRAVMIGFVNSLAILIFMAQVPFIFGINTLTYVFVGVTLAIVYILPRFFTAIPAPLIAILVLTGVVIYTGIDMQNVGSLGTISQTLPSFFIPSVPFNFETLQIIFPTALALSVIGLLESLLTASIIDDATETGSDKNQEARGQGIANIITGFFGGMAGCAMIGQSGINVRSGGRGRLSSFVAGVFLMFLIIVLGNWVIQIPMPVLAGIMVMVCIGTFDWGSFKYLATAPKADAIVMLLTVVVVVYTHDLSKGVFAGVILSAVLFAAKISKVEVRKEGLESNASNRYTIHGQLFFASSQDFVSEFDNVEVSKEVVLDFTDATVWDDSGVGAIDRVMNKLQAQGQAVTIVGLNSSSQKLVDKLATYSNAGKGTP; this is encoded by the coding sequence TTGAATACTTTATCTTACAAAGAGCAATGGTTTGGTAATATTCGCGGAGATGTTTTAGCCGGAATTGTTGTCGCACTTGCTTTAATACCGGAAGCGATTGCTTTCTCCATCATTGCTGGCGTTGACCCGATGGTTGGCTTGTATGCGTCGTTTTCTATCTCTGTTATTATCGCCTTTGTCGGTGGACGACCGGGCATGATCTCTGCAGCAACAGGTGCTATGGCGCTTGCAATGGTCCTATTGGTTCGTGATCACGGATTGGATTATTTATTGGCTGCTACTGTATTAACAGGTGTACTGCAATTGATTTTTGGTCTCTTAAAAGTTGCACGTTTTATGAAATTTATCCCTAGAGCGGTTATGATTGGCTTCGTCAATTCATTAGCTATTTTGATTTTCATGGCACAAGTGCCATTTATTTTCGGCATCAATACCCTCACTTATGTTTTTGTTGGTGTTACATTGGCAATCGTTTATATTTTGCCTCGTTTTTTCACAGCTATTCCGGCTCCATTGATCGCGATCCTCGTATTAACAGGTGTTGTTATCTACACGGGCATTGATATGCAAAACGTTGGTAGTCTTGGCACAATTTCGCAAACCTTGCCAAGTTTCTTTATTCCAAGCGTCCCGTTCAACTTTGAAACTTTGCAAATCATTTTCCCAACTGCATTGGCACTTTCTGTTATCGGTTTATTAGAGTCTTTATTAACAGCGTCAATTATCGATGATGCAACAGAAACCGGATCAGATAAAAACCAAGAAGCACGTGGTCAAGGTATCGCAAACATTATCACTGGATTTTTCGGCGGTATGGCCGGTTGTGCAATGATCGGACAATCAGGTATTAACGTTCGTTCTGGTGGTCGCGGACGATTATCGAGTTTTGTAGCTGGTGTATTTTTGATGTTCTTAATTATCGTATTAGGCAACTGGGTTATTCAAATTCCAATGCCTGTGCTAGCCGGTATTATGGTAATGGTTTGTATCGGTACTTTTGACTGGGGATCGTTCAAATATTTAGCGACCGCACCAAAAGCTGATGCCATCGTTATGTTATTAACGGTAGTTGTAGTCGTTTATACACACGATTTATCGAAAGGCGTATTCGCGGGTGTTATTTTGAGTGCAGTACTATTTGCTGCTAAAATTTCCAAAGTTGAAGTGCGTAAAGAAGGATTGGAAAGCAATGCGTCGAATAGATATACGATACACGGACAATTGTTCTTTGCTTCTTCTCAAGACTTTGTCTCTGAATTCGACAACGTAGAAGTTTCAAAAGAAGTTGTTTTAGACTTTACAGATGCTACCGTTTGGGACGACTCAGGAGTTGGCGCCATCGACCGAGTTATGAACAAACTACAAGCACAAGGGCAAGCCGTTACAATTGTTGGGCTAAACTCTTCAAGCCAAAAGCTTGTTGATAAGTTAGCAACCTACAGCAATGCTGGTAAAGGTACACCATAA
- a CDS encoding ArsR/SmtB family transcription factor: MKELCEVTKVHPEVVDRVQQNMTDMGDVANLFKALADETRLRIAYALTIEEEMCVCDIAAVIGSSTATASHHLRYLRERALAKSERKGKQIYYSLSDNHVRQLVKIAHEHTKEGVEIG, translated from the coding sequence ATGAAAGAACTATGTGAAGTAACAAAAGTTCATCCGGAAGTTGTCGATCGTGTACAACAAAATATGACTGACATGGGCGATGTAGCAAATTTATTTAAAGCATTAGCAGACGAGACAAGATTAAGGATTGCTTATGCTTTAACAATAGAAGAAGAAATGTGTGTTTGTGACATTGCGGCGGTTATTGGTTCTTCAACAGCAACCGCCTCTCATCATTTGAGGTATTTGAGAGAGCGAGCATTAGCGAAGTCTGAACGAAAAGGAAAACAAATCTATTATTCTTTATCAGACAACCATGTACGTCAATTAGTAAAAATCGCTCACGAACATACGAAAGAAGGTGTGGAAATTGGTTAA
- a CDS encoding heavy metal translocating P-type ATPase: MVKTYRLENLSCTSCAAKFEKNIRGLPNIKNVDLNFGASKLTIDGDVSIKALEKAGAFDHIRIYPEKEKIKVVPFYQRRQTIETVLSLLLLIAGIVVSFQTTETAPWAIALFTGSMAIGGYHMFWTGLKNLSAFQFDMKTLMTIAIIGAVIIGEWREGAVVVFLFAVSEALESFSMNKARQSIRSLMDLAPARALIQRAGELIELDTEDIQIGDILIVKPGQKIAMDGTVLRGESAVNQAAITGESIPAVKTVGDDVFAGTMNEEGALEVTVTKRVEDTTIAKIIHLVEEAQAEKAPTQKFVDQFAKYYTPAIIVIAFLVAIVPGFVTGNWELWVYQGLAVLVVGCPCALVVSTPVAIVTAIGNAARQGVLIKGGIHLEETGQIKAVAFDKTGTLTKGYPEVTDVIVQAAITEEELLKLAASVETMSQHPLAKAISKKASSTYPSENFNSVTGKGAYAIVNSEIIYVGSLNWAEEKGLRIPGKARKLQESGKSVTAVFSEAVLFGIIAIADAIREESPSIIKQLKAMGIEQTIMLTGDHPATASAIAAEIGMTDVRAGLMPEEKLSAIKDLQKQYGRVAMVGDGINDAPALAASSIGIAMGGAGTDAALETADIALMADDLEKLPYTIRLSRKTLRIIKENIVFALGLKVMALLLIIPGWLTLWIAIFADMGATLLVILNALRLVKVQK, translated from the coding sequence TTGGTTAAAACTTATCGCTTAGAAAATTTATCTTGTACAAGTTGTGCTGCTAAATTTGAAAAAAACATACGAGGTTTGCCTAATATAAAAAACGTCGATTTAAATTTTGGAGCTTCTAAGTTAACAATTGATGGAGATGTATCGATTAAAGCACTTGAAAAAGCTGGGGCCTTTGATCATATTCGAATTTATCCAGAAAAAGAAAAAATTAAAGTCGTTCCGTTTTATCAACGGAGACAGACAATAGAGACAGTCTTGTCGCTGTTATTATTGATTGCAGGTATTGTAGTATCGTTTCAAACCACTGAAACAGCTCCTTGGGCAATCGCGTTATTTACGGGTTCTATGGCAATCGGTGGCTACCATATGTTCTGGACAGGCCTAAAAAACTTGAGTGCGTTCCAGTTTGATATGAAAACTTTAATGACGATCGCGATTATCGGGGCGGTCATTATTGGTGAGTGGCGTGAAGGGGCGGTTGTAGTTTTCCTTTTTGCTGTCAGTGAAGCATTAGAATCGTTTTCAATGAACAAAGCGCGTCAGTCGATTCGCAGTTTGATGGATTTGGCACCGGCACGAGCATTAATTCAACGAGCTGGTGAATTGATCGAGTTGGATACAGAAGATATTCAGATCGGTGACATTTTAATCGTTAAACCTGGACAGAAAATTGCGATGGATGGCACAGTTCTTCGTGGAGAATCCGCTGTCAACCAAGCAGCAATTACTGGGGAATCGATTCCTGCAGTTAAAACTGTGGGAGATGATGTTTTTGCGGGCACTATGAATGAAGAAGGGGCATTAGAAGTTACCGTCACGAAACGTGTAGAAGATACGACAATCGCCAAGATTATTCATTTAGTAGAAGAAGCACAAGCTGAAAAAGCACCGACTCAGAAGTTTGTGGATCAGTTTGCAAAATACTACACACCAGCCATTATCGTTATTGCCTTTTTAGTAGCTATCGTACCAGGCTTTGTAACCGGTAACTGGGAACTGTGGGTTTATCAAGGTTTGGCAGTACTTGTTGTGGGGTGCCCATGTGCTTTAGTTGTATCAACGCCAGTAGCAATCGTAACTGCTATCGGTAATGCTGCGCGACAAGGTGTGCTCATTAAAGGCGGTATTCATTTAGAAGAAACCGGACAGATTAAAGCTGTCGCTTTTGATAAAACGGGAACATTAACAAAAGGCTACCCAGAAGTAACAGATGTAATTGTACAAGCTGCGATTACAGAAGAAGAGTTATTAAAGCTAGCCGCATCTGTAGAAACCATGTCACAGCATCCTTTAGCAAAAGCAATTTCAAAAAAAGCATCAAGCACTTATCCTTCTGAAAACTTTAATTCAGTTACAGGAAAAGGCGCATACGCGATAGTTAATAGTGAAATCATTTACGTTGGTAGTTTAAACTGGGCAGAAGAAAAAGGCTTACGTATTCCTGGAAAAGCGCGTAAACTCCAAGAGAGTGGGAAATCTGTTACGGCTGTCTTTTCTGAAGCAGTATTATTCGGTATCATCGCAATCGCCGATGCCATACGCGAAGAAAGTCCGTCCATTATTAAGCAGTTAAAAGCGATGGGAATCGAGCAGACCATCATGCTTACAGGAGACCATCCGGCAACGGCATCTGCCATTGCTGCGGAAATTGGGATGACAGATGTTCGAGCTGGACTCATGCCAGAAGAAAAGTTATCGGCGATAAAAGATCTTCAAAAACAATATGGACGAGTAGCTATGGTAGGGGATGGTATCAACGACGCACCCGCGTTAGCCGCTTCAAGTATTGGTATTGCGATGGGCGGAGCAGGAACAGATGCTGCACTTGAAACAGCAGATATTGCGTTAATGGCTGATGATCTCGAAAAACTTCCATATACAATTCGACTCAGCCGGAAGACTTTGCGTATAATAAAAGAAAATATCGTCTTTGCATTAGGGCTAAAGGTAATGGCATTGCTATTAATAATTCCAGGTTGGTTAACTTTATGGATCGCAATTTTTGCGGATATGGGTGCCACATTATTAGTAATATTAAATGCGTTACGTCTTGTGAAAGTTCAGAAGTGA
- a CDS encoding GNAT family N-acetyltransferase has product MKLTEWTMEEQEQLIHFMTTNSWPFHGHEHPVRALIEKTIEEGGYKSDQVTTFWIENEDKKQVGLVQIFDLQDDIPLFDLRIADPYRNKGYGPKALKMVADYVFSLPEKKIRLEGNTRHDNFAMRKAFERTGFVKEAHLRQAWFSPRESRYYDAVIYGMTREDWQAGITTPVLWDDAVIEAKKPPFNPVLLNFPEEFESERLLIRAPRREDAEANYEAVMHSLESFRPWLQFAQQKPDLAQTEATLIEAEANFKLRKDLRLHFFLKETGQFIGSTGLHRIDWEVRKFEIGYWVDSRFEGKGFVSEAVERITRFAFEELEANRVEIRCDPDNVRSRAVANRLNFELEGILRNDSLSRVDNKLRDTCVYAKIREE; this is encoded by the coding sequence TTGAAATTAACAGAGTGGACTATGGAAGAGCAGGAACAGCTAATTCATTTTATGACAACGAACTCTTGGCCATTCCATGGTCATGAACATCCGGTCCGAGCTTTAATTGAAAAAACAATTGAAGAAGGCGGCTATAAATCAGACCAAGTAACAACGTTTTGGATTGAAAATGAAGATAAAAAACAAGTAGGCTTAGTACAAATTTTTGACTTACAAGACGACATTCCCTTGTTTGATTTGAGAATTGCTGATCCCTACCGCAATAAAGGATACGGTCCAAAAGCATTGAAAATGGTTGCAGATTATGTCTTTTCGCTACCAGAAAAGAAAATTCGTTTAGAAGGCAATACACGTCACGATAATTTTGCGATGCGTAAAGCGTTTGAGCGAACCGGATTTGTTAAAGAAGCTCATTTACGGCAAGCTTGGTTTTCGCCAAGGGAAAGTCGATATTACGATGCGGTCATTTACGGTATGACACGTGAAGATTGGCAAGCAGGAATTACTACGCCTGTTCTATGGGACGATGCTGTAATTGAAGCGAAAAAGCCACCATTCAATCCGGTTTTACTCAACTTTCCCGAGGAATTTGAGTCTGAACGATTGTTAATCCGAGCACCAAGAAGAGAAGATGCAGAAGCCAATTATGAAGCAGTTATGCATTCATTGGAGTCGTTTCGACCGTGGTTACAGTTTGCACAGCAAAAGCCGGATCTTGCACAAACAGAAGCCACATTAATTGAAGCCGAAGCAAACTTTAAATTACGAAAGGATTTGCGTTTGCATTTCTTTTTAAAAGAAACTGGACAATTTATCGGCTCAACGGGTCTTCACCGAATCGACTGGGAAGTGCGTAAATTTGAAATTGGGTATTGGGTAGACAGTCGCTTTGAAGGCAAAGGATTTGTTTCAGAAGCGGTCGAACGGATTACGCGCTTTGCATTTGAAGAGCTAGAAGCCAACCGTGTAGAAATTCGTTGCGATCCAGATAATGTTCGGAGCCGTGCTGTGGCCAATCGTTTAAATTTTGAACTAGAAGGAATTTTGCGGAACGATAGCCTTTCACGTGTGGATAACAAACTACGTGATACATGCGTATATGCTAAAATTCGAGAAGAATAG
- a CDS encoding lmo0937 family membrane protein, producing the protein MARILWIILSVVIVVWLIGFLMDVAGGLIHILLVIAAIILVINLVTGRKGL; encoded by the coding sequence ATGGCACGTATTCTATGGATTATTTTATCGGTTGTTATCGTAGTATGGCTTATCGGATTCTTAATGGACGTTGCAGGTGGACTTATACACATTCTTTTAGTTATTGCTGCAATCATTTTAGTTATCAACTTGGTTACCGGACGTAAAGGTTTATAA
- the mntR gene encoding transcriptional regulator MntR — translation MPTPSMEDHIEIIYSLIEQKGYARVSDIAEALSVLPSSVTKMVQKLDKDGYLIYERYRGLVLTPKGQKLGKRLLERHGLLEQFLQLIGVDEERIYEDVEGIEHHLSWNSIDRIADLVQLLEESPDFTGKLKQMKVAGKES, via the coding sequence TTGCCTACTCCAAGTATGGAAGACCATATTGAAATCATATATTCTTTAATTGAGCAAAAAGGCTATGCGCGTGTATCAGATATCGCGGAGGCCTTATCCGTGTTGCCTTCTTCTGTGACTAAGATGGTGCAGAAGCTAGATAAAGACGGATACTTAATATACGAACGTTACAGAGGTCTTGTGTTGACGCCAAAAGGCCAAAAGCTAGGCAAGCGGCTATTAGAGCGACATGGCTTACTGGAGCAGTTTCTACAGTTAATCGGCGTAGATGAAGAACGGATTTACGAAGATGTTGAAGGTATCGAACATCATTTGAGCTGGAATTCAATCGACCGAATTGCTGATTTGGTCCAACTACTGGAAGAAAGCCCGGATTTTACGGGAAAACTTAAACAGATGAAAGTAGCAGGAAAAGAAAGTTAA
- a CDS encoding CvfB family protein — translation MALHPGLKEVLQVKDRSTSQWILSDGSGDEVMMNASEIEEGQEIGEEIEVFLYRNRQGGVSATPMIPHILPSEYGWAKVLKVSQREGAVVDIGTTREVYLLPADLPQILELWPKQGDHIFMTLRTDRHGDLYGRLATEEKVLELMEPAPETLFNQNVQARAYRLLPVGTFMLSVPGMHRIFVHETERKEEPRLGEEKTVRIIDVKDDGTLNGSLLPRKQERLLDDAEEIMRYLEESGGKMPFTDKSSPDEILEIFGMSKAAFKRALGKLYKNRQIVQEEGWTKSTK, via the coding sequence ATGGCTTTGCACCCAGGGTTAAAAGAGGTACTACAAGTAAAAGATCGTTCAACATCACAATGGATTTTATCAGATGGTTCAGGCGATGAAGTAATGATGAACGCATCAGAAATAGAAGAAGGACAAGAAATTGGAGAAGAAATTGAAGTTTTCCTTTATCGCAATCGCCAAGGCGGAGTTTCTGCAACGCCAATGATTCCGCACATTTTGCCAAGTGAGTATGGCTGGGCAAAAGTTTTAAAAGTATCACAGCGCGAGGGAGCGGTAGTTGATATTGGCACAACACGCGAAGTCTATTTATTACCAGCAGATCTTCCACAAATTTTAGAATTATGGCCAAAACAAGGGGATCATATTTTTATGACGCTTCGAACAGATCGCCATGGTGATTTATACGGGCGTTTAGCAACAGAGGAAAAAGTATTAGAATTGATGGAGCCGGCGCCAGAAACTCTTTTCAATCAAAATGTACAAGCGCGTGCTTATCGTTTATTGCCAGTTGGTACATTTATGTTGTCAGTACCAGGAATGCACCGAATCTTTGTTCACGAAACAGAGCGTAAAGAAGAGCCGCGTTTAGGTGAAGAAAAAACAGTACGTATTATCGACGTGAAAGATGATGGTACATTGAATGGTTCTTTACTTCCTAGAAAACAAGAGCGTCTATTAGACGATGCTGAAGAAATTATGCGTTATTTAGAAGAGTCAGGCGGAAAAATGCCGTTTACGGATAAATCTTCACCAGACGAAATCCTAGAAATTTTCGGTATGAGTAAGGCTGCTTTTAAACGAGCACTTGGAAAATTGTACAAAAACCGTCAAATCGTCCAAGAAGAAGGTTGGACAAAGTCGACGAAGTAA
- a CDS encoding DUF1002 domain-containing protein, with protein sequence MKKIITVIALLFTLSVVLPSYSSANVGINEKFGVPIVVYGGNLSADEKASVAKSLDVAGEADVEEIEVTGQDLVKYIKDGDSRARMYSSAKITRKDEGAGLVIEIVTPENITQVTTEMYANAMLTAGIENATVEVAAPKAVTGHSALVGIYKAYEVNGEALDPERTDVANDELTVATELAEGGVGEDEVSELLTEIKKQIAEKNPASREEVEQIVEEQLSKLQIELSPEDRQLLVDLMDRIRQLDIDFSKWSTQLEDLSKTIEDKITTIVNDEGFWASVKKFFKNIADTVSGWFN encoded by the coding sequence TTGAAAAAAATAATCACAGTTATAGCATTACTGTTTACACTATCTGTTGTATTACCGTCATATAGTTCGGCAAACGTCGGCATTAATGAAAAATTCGGAGTGCCAATTGTAGTTTATGGAGGCAATTTATCAGCTGATGAAAAAGCTTCAGTTGCTAAGAGCTTAGATGTTGCAGGAGAAGCTGATGTAGAAGAAATTGAAGTAACAGGCCAAGATTTAGTGAAATACATTAAAGACGGGGATTCTCGCGCACGTATGTATTCTTCAGCTAAAATCACACGCAAAGATGAAGGCGCTGGTTTGGTCATTGAAATCGTAACACCTGAAAACATTACGCAAGTAACAACTGAAATGTATGCCAATGCTATGCTGACTGCGGGTATTGAGAATGCAACAGTAGAAGTGGCTGCACCAAAAGCTGTTACAGGACATTCAGCGCTTGTTGGAATTTATAAAGCTTACGAAGTGAACGGAGAAGCATTAGACCCGGAACGCACAGACGTAGCAAATGATGAATTGACGGTTGCTACGGAACTTGCAGAAGGTGGAGTTGGAGAAGACGAAGTTAGTGAATTGTTAACAGAAATCAAAAAACAAATTGCTGAAAAAAATCCAGCTTCGCGTGAAGAAGTAGAACAAATTGTTGAAGAGCAATTAAGCAAACTTCAGATCGAATTGAGTCCGGAAGATCGTCAGTTATTAGTGGACTTGATGGATCGTATTCGTCAACTTGATATCGATTTTTCAAAATGGTCAACACAACTAGAAGATTTGAGTAAAACGATTGAAGACAAAATTACAACAATCGTTAATGATGAAGGATTTTGGGCAAGTGTAAAAAAATTCTTTAAAAACATAGCTGACACTGTAAGTGGTTGGTTCAACTAA
- a CDS encoding GNAT family N-acetyltransferase — translation MDFKLVELGSDEFAYRLEDKGVMKGEIAWTQLADVMVVEHTFVDESLRNQGMAKKLLDQTANFAREHSYKIEPVCSYAVSAFDRYNDYDDIKI, via the coding sequence ATGGATTTTAAATTAGTAGAATTAGGTAGTGATGAATTTGCATATCGCCTTGAAGATAAAGGTGTTATGAAAGGGGAAATTGCGTGGACTCAGTTGGCAGATGTGATGGTCGTTGAGCATACTTTTGTCGATGAATCGTTACGCAATCAAGGAATGGCTAAAAAACTTTTAGACCAAACAGCAAACTTTGCTCGTGAACATAGCTATAAAATAGAACCTGTTTGTTCTTACGCAGTTTCCGCTTTTGATCGCTACAACGATTACGATGATATTAAGATATAA
- a CDS encoding DUF4064 domain-containing protein has product MHQETVNRAGEKVLGIIGIVFNILFIGLMGFAMVSYSNAPEFRQYMEEEMMADPTITNPEEVEMIMNVMSSGFGIVGWVVIALLALSTLLAVIAIISLRKKGNASTAGVFFILAGLFAGLLSLTSILFYVAAIMCFVRKPRVQQTQTLRDDDFKYQEDEFQRKEDSFNNDTTTQKDNDTPYRPL; this is encoded by the coding sequence ATGCATCAAGAAACCGTAAATAGAGCTGGTGAAAAAGTTCTCGGTATTATTGGTATTGTCTTTAATATTTTGTTTATAGGATTAATGGGTTTTGCAATGGTAAGTTACTCGAATGCACCGGAATTCCGACAGTATATGGAAGAAGAAATGATGGCAGATCCGACCATAACAAATCCTGAAGAAGTAGAAATGATCATGAATGTGATGTCTTCCGGATTTGGAATAGTAGGGTGGGTCGTGATTGCTTTATTGGCATTAAGTACGCTTTTAGCCGTTATCGCGATTATAAGTCTTCGCAAAAAAGGAAATGCATCTACAGCGGGTGTATTCTTTATCTTAGCAGGATTGTTTGCAGGCCTATTATCATTAACTTCTATACTGTTCTATGTTGCTGCTATTATGTGTTTTGTTCGTAAACCGCGAGTGCAGCAGACACAAACTTTGCGTGACGATGATTTTAAATACCAAGAAGATGAATTTCAGCGTAAAGAAGATTCATTCAATAACGATACTACAACACAAAAAGACAATGACACACCTTATCGTCCGTTATAA
- a CDS encoding GNAT family N-acetyltransferase, giving the protein MIRTGTSADITAVQEIAKISWNDTYAGIIPSTVQESFLDKSYSTPMMEMRLKRTIVLLAEHEGEPVGFANFTKVDEDGDAELIAIYIKPEFQRSGHGKQLFTAGLRQLLNGNQLFVYVESENIKGRNFYEANGFKLLEEFEELFEGHPLQTTKYVYDLKTATS; this is encoded by the coding sequence ATGATTCGCACCGGTACATCCGCAGACATTACAGCTGTTCAGGAGATTGCCAAAATTAGTTGGAATGACACTTACGCTGGAATCATTCCCTCTACTGTCCAAGAAAGTTTTCTAGATAAATCATATTCTACTCCCATGATGGAGATGCGTTTAAAGAGAACGATTGTATTACTTGCAGAACATGAAGGAGAACCAGTTGGTTTCGCTAATTTCACAAAAGTTGATGAAGATGGCGACGCTGAACTGATTGCCATTTACATAAAACCCGAATTTCAACGTTCTGGTCATGGCAAACAATTATTCACTGCAGGCTTACGTCAGTTACTTAATGGCAATCAACTTTTTGTTTATGTTGAAAGCGAAAATATTAAAGGCCGTAACTTCTATGAAGCAAATGGCTTTAAGTTACTAGAAGAATTTGAAGAATTGTTTGAGGGGCATCCTTTGCAAACAACCAAATATGTTTACGATTTAAAAACCGCTACCTCATAG
- a CDS encoding GNAT family N-acetyltransferase, translating into MDWKIYQFDDLSSRKLYDVLKLRVDVFVVEQNCPYPELDGLDQQSIHLLCSENGKLIAYARLVPSGAKYEVPSIGRVIVHEDARGRGLAKELLERSIDYISNEWGADAIKLQGQVYLKEFYQSFGFQPISASYDEDGIPHIDMERVRS; encoded by the coding sequence ATGGATTGGAAGATTTATCAATTTGACGATTTGAGTAGTAGAAAACTATACGATGTGCTTAAGTTACGTGTTGATGTGTTTGTAGTTGAGCAAAACTGTCCTTATCCAGAACTTGATGGTTTAGATCAGCAATCGATTCATCTTCTTTGTAGCGAGAACGGTAAATTGATAGCTTATGCCCGATTAGTGCCATCAGGTGCCAAATATGAAGTGCCTTCTATTGGTCGTGTTATTGTGCATGAAGACGCTCGAGGTCGTGGCTTAGCAAAAGAATTGCTTGAGCGCAGCATCGATTATATTTCAAATGAATGGGGTGCCGACGCGATTAAATTGCAGGGACAAGTTTATTTGAAGGAATTTTACCAATCCTTTGGTTTTCAGCCAATTTCGGCAAGTTATGATGAAGACGGTATTCCCCATATCGATATGGAACGGGTTCGCAGTTAA